One genomic segment of Pirellulales bacterium includes these proteins:
- the parA gene encoding ParA family partition ATPase has translation MIIAFLNQKGGVGKTTLAVHVADALARRKKCVLLVDADPQGSALDWAASRKGEPLFPVAGLPRASIHKELPVLAKGYDFVLIDGPPRVYEVARSAIMASDLVLIPVQPSPYDVWAAKEIVDLLREASVYKPTLKSAFAINRKIVNTALGRDVVEALAEYPIPVLKTAICQRVALAESAGQGQTVFETAPDNPAVRELIALVDDILEYGA, from the coding sequence ATGATCATCGCGTTCTTGAATCAGAAGGGTGGCGTCGGCAAAACGACTCTCGCCGTGCATGTCGCCGACGCGTTGGCCCGACGCAAGAAATGCGTCCTGCTTGTGGATGCCGACCCGCAGGGATCGGCCTTGGATTGGGCGGCGTCGCGCAAGGGAGAGCCCCTTTTCCCGGTCGCCGGACTGCCGCGCGCATCCATCCATAAAGAACTGCCGGTGCTCGCCAAGGGATATGACTTCGTCCTGATCGACGGTCCACCGCGAGTCTATGAGGTAGCCAGGTCTGCCATTATGGCTAGTGATCTTGTCCTGATTCCAGTGCAGCCGTCCCCATACGATGTGTGGGCAGCCAAGGAGATCGTCGACCTCCTTCGCGAGGCTTCCGTCTATAAGCCGACCCTGAAATCCGCATTTGCGATCAATCGTAAAATCGTAAATACGGCACTGGGTAGGGACGTCGTCGAGGCGTTAGCCGAGTACCCGATCCCAGTGCTCAAGACCGCGATCTGTCAGCGGGTGGCACTGGCCGAATCTGCCGGCCAGGGTCAGACCGTCTTCGAGACGGCCCCCGACAATCCTGCCGTACGGGAGTTGATCGCCCTGGTCGACGACATTCTGGAGTACGGAGCATGA